In the Burkholderia multivorans ATCC BAA-247 genome, CCAGCACATCCTCGATTCGCTGTCGATCGTGCCGCATCTGCGCGGCCGCGCGTCGGCACGCGCGCTCGACGTCGGCTCGGGCGGCGGCTTGCCGGGCATCGTGCTCGCGATCGTCGAGCCGGACTGGCAGGTAACGCTGAACGACATCGTGCAGAAGAAGTCCGCGTTCCAGACGCAAACGCGTGCGGAACTGAAGCTCACGAATTTGTCGGTGGTCACGGGGCGCGTCGAATCGCTGCGGCCCGGCGTCGAGGTGCCGGAAAAATTCGACATCATCGTGTCGCGCGCCTTCGCGGACCTGTCCGACTTCGTTAAACTTGCTCGGCATCTCGTTGCGCCGGGCGGTTCGATCTGGGCGATGAAGGGCGTGCATCCGGACGACGAGATTGCGCGGCTGCCCGAAGGCAGCCGCGTGAAGCAGACGATGCGTCTGGCGGTTCCGATGCTCGATGCCGAACGGCATCTGATCGAGGTGGCCGTCGACGAGGCGATTTGACGGCGCGCGAACGGCGCGCCGAATGTTTGAAGGTAAGAGGAACACACCAACGATGGCAAAGATCTTCTGCGTTGCGAACCAGAAGGGGGGCGTCGGCAAGACGACGACATCGGTCAATCTCGCCGCAAGCCTTGCAGCGCAGGAGCAACGAGTCCTGCTGATCGATCTCGACCCGCAGGGCAACGCGACGATGGGCAGCGGGATCGACAAGGCCGCATGCGAAGCGACGGTGTACGAAGTGCTGGTCGACGGCGTGTCGGTGGCCGACGCGCGCATCCGGCCCGAAGCCGTCACGTACGACGTGCTGCCGGCGAACCGCGAGCTGTCCGGTGCGGAGATCGAGCTGATCGGTATCGAGAACCGCGAGCGCCAGCTGAAGGCGGCGCTCGAGCGCGTCGAGGACGATTACGACTTCGTGCTGATCGACTGTCCGCCGACGCTGTCGTTGCTGACGCTGAACGGCCTGTGCGCAGCGCACGGCGTCGTGATCCCGATGCAGTGCGAGTACTTCGCGCTCGAAGGGCTCTCGGATCTCGTCAACACGATCAAGCAGGTGCACGCGAACATGAACCGCGACCTGAAGATCATCGGCTTGCTGCGTGTGATGTTCGATCCGCGCATCACGCTGCAGCAGCAGGTCTCCGATCAACTGAAAGCGCACTTCGGCGACAAGGTGTTCGACGCGGTGATTCCGCGTAACGTGCGCCTCGCGGAAGCGCCGAGCTATGGGCTGCCGGGCGTCGTGTTCGACCGCAGCTCGCGCGGTGCGCAAGCCTATCTCCAGTTCGGTGCAGAGATGATCGAGCGCGTGCGCGCGTTCGAGGCATCGTAACCGGACATGAGCGAAGCGAGGAAGAAAGACATGAACGCCGTACCGAAGAAGAAGGGCTTGGGACGTGGCCTCGAAGCGCTGCTCGGCGGCAGCGCCGACATCACCGAAGCGGTGAAGATCGAAGGGGCGCCGAACACGCTCGCGCTCGGCAAGCTGCAGGCCGGCAAATACCAGCCGCGCACGCGGATGGACGAAGGCAGCCTGCAGGAGCTCGCGGCCAGCATTCGCGCCCAGGGCGTGATGCAGCCGATCCTGGTACGCCCCATTTCGTCAGACAAATACGAGATCATCGCGGGCGAGCGACGTTTCCGCGCCGCGCGTCTCGCGGGCCTCGAGGAAGTGCCGGTGCTCGTGAAGGAGGTGTCCGATCAGGCCGCGGCGGCGATGGCGCTGATCGAGAACATCCAGCGCGAGGATCTGAATCCGCTTGAAGAGGCGCACGGCATTCAGCGGCTGCTCGACGAGTTCGGTTTCACGCACGAGCAGGCGGCCGAGTCGGTGGGCCGTTCGCGCAGCGCGGTGTCGAACCTGCTGCGTCTGCTGAACCTCGCGGCGCCCGTGCAGACGATGCTGCTCGCGGGCGATCTCGACATGGGCCACGCGCGTGCGCTGCTCGCGGTCGATGCGGCGACGCAGATCACGCTCGCGCATCAGGTCGTCAACAAGCGAATGTCGGTGCGCGAGACCGAGAAGCTCGTCGCACAGACGACGAAGGAAGCGCCTGCCGTGAAGGCGCGCGCGAAGGACGACGGCGGCCGCGATACGCGTCGTCTCGAAGAGGAGTTGTCGGATCTGCTGGCGTCGACGGTGAAGATCAAGCTGGGCCGTCGCGGGCGAGGGCAGGTGACGATCGACTTCGGCAACCTCGATGCACTCGAAGGCATTCTCGTGCGCCTGCGCGGCAACGTCGCGGCCGAGGAATAACGCGAGCATGTCGATTAACGACACGGGCGCGCCGGCGTCGCGCCGGTGGCTCGGCTGGCTTGCACAGGAGCCCGTGCTGTCCGTGCTGGCGCTCGGCCTGATCGTGCTGGAATGGTTGCGTCCGCAACCGATTCGCGTTCTGGCCGAGCGCGTCGACTGGCAGACGGTCGCGACGCTCGCGGGCCTGCTGATGCTGACGAAGGCGCTGGAACTGTCGGGCTGCCTGATGTGGCTCGCGCACCGGATCGTGCATCACGTGCGTTCCGAGCGCGGGCTCGCGATGCTGCTCGTGGTGTTCGCGGCCGTGCTCTCGATGTGGCTGACGAACGACGTCGCGCTGTTCGTCGTCGTGCCGCTGATGGTGTCGTTGCGCGAACTGACGCCGCTGCCGTTCCGGCGCCTCGTGATCGTGGTCGCGCTGGCCGTCAATGCGGGATCGATCGCGACGCCGCTCGGCAATCCGCAGAATCTTTTTCTGTGGCAGTTGAGCGCTGTGTCGTTCGGCCGCTTCGTCGTGACGCTCGGGCCGCTCGCCGTCGCGCTGATGGTGCTGCTGCTCGCGCTGACTGCATGCGCGTTTCGCGCGAAACCGCTCGATCTGTCCGGCGACGTCGCGGGCGTCGACGTGCACCGCACGCACGCGCTGATCGCGGCCGTGCTGTTCGCCGCATTCGTGCTGCTGGCCGACGCGCATCATCCGCTGCCGGCGCTGATTGCGGTGACGATCGTGCTGCTTGCCGTTCAACGCAAGGCAGTCCTGAAGATCGACTGGCTGCTGCTGCTGATTTTCGTGCTGATGTTCGTCGTGCTGCGCACGGCCGCGGCGCTGCCGTGGATACACGACGCGATCGCGCACGCGCGGCTCGATTCGCCGCTGCGCGTGTTCGCGGCGGGCGCGATCCTGTCGCAAGGCATCAGCAACGTGCCGGCCGCGATCCTGCTGTCGGAGTTCACGCACGACTGGCGTGCGCTCGCGTTCGGCGTATCGGTCGGCGGCTTCGGATTCGCGATCGGCTCGCTCGCGAATCTGATCGCGGTTCGTCTCGCGAAGGAACCGCGCATGTGGCTGCCGTTCCACCTCGTGTCGATTCCGTTCGCGCTCGCGAGCGCCGTGCTCGGCGCATGGCTGCTCGCGCATCTCTGACGATCGCTGCACAGAATATCGGCTGGCCTCGGCGGTGGCGACGCACAGCCTGCGCTGTGCCGGCGTGCGCCGCGCGCGCGGGGTGCGGGGCGGACACGGCGGGGTGCGACGGGCCGAGTGAATCGGCTGTGGTGCGACTGCAACCGATGCGCGCGGATCTTCGAATTCGCGAATCCGGCCGAGCAGTCCGCAATGCAGCTTCACGGCAAATTTCCGCGTCCGGCGACGCACGCTTCACCCGTTCGATCGTGTGCCACGCTTTCCACCGCATCGCGACGGCGACAAACGCCGGCCGTTCGACCAACGACGTCTCCCGCCGCACGCCTGTGCGGATCGCCGCGACGATCGCATTACCACACATTTTCTTCGACCGATGACGACGCAAAAGTTGACCTTACAACTGTCATCGTACGTCCCCGAATCGCGCGTTTTCTCGCATCATGACGCGTCGTTTCACGCCGGTTTTTGTCGCGTCTAAAGCCTTGAATCAGTTGCAACTATCGCTTACAATCGCCCGGATTTGTTAGCTCGGCACCCCTGAAAGCTTTCGGAAAGCTTGGGGCCGGTTTCAGGATTTTGCGGAAGACTGCGATGGCGGGTCAGGCGCCGAACGATAGGCACGATGATCACCGCGCGCAACGCACCGCTTCAGCGGCCGGCGAGCGGCGCGAATCCGATGACGACTGGGATGTCGAGCAGCAAGATAACAACATCGTTCCGCTCACACGGGCGGAGGCCGAGAAGCTCTTCGGCCCGAACGTGAGCAAGCCGTCGCGCGTGACCCCGTACAAAGTGGTGATCGCGCAGGTGGCACTGTCCCTGGTTGCAACGCTGGCGTGGTGGCTGTTTTCAAAGTCGCCCGGCGCCGCTGCGCAATCCGCGTTTCTGGGCGGGGCGATCGGCTGGGTGCCAAGCGCGTTGTTCGTGGCACGACTGAAGGCGGGTGGCTCGGCCACCGTGATGAGCTGGGTGGCCGGCGAAGCGCTGAAGCTCGGCGTGACGATCGGCATGTTCGCCGCAGTGGCGTACGGCTATGCCGGCGTGCACTGGCCGGCGCTCCTCGTCACCTACCTCGTCGTGCTGAAGACGTACTGGATCGCGCTGGCCTGGCGGTAAGAAACAAGCAGCGTGCGGTTTTCGACACGAAATCGCACGGGCCCGTTCCCGCAATAGCGTGTTGCGGAACAGGCAAAACGATTTTCGACAATTTGGGTGGCATTAACGATATGGCAGCTAGCGAAGGCACGCGCAGTCCGGATCCGTCCGAGTACATTGCGCACCACTTGCAGAATTTTTCCACCTCGCATCAGACGTCGATTTTCGACATCCACGTCTGGAATCTCGACACGCTGTTCTGGTCGATCGTGTGCGGCATCGTGACGATCGTCCTGCTGCGTCTGGCCGCCCGCAAGGCGACGCCGGGCGTACCGGGCCGCTTCCAGTGCGCGATCGAGATGCTCGTCGAGATGGTCGAAGACCAATCGAAGGCCATCGTTCACGGCAACCGTACGTTCATCGCGCCGCTCGCGCTCACCGTGTTCGTGTGGGTCGCGCTGATGAACTCGCTCGACTTCCTTCCGGTGGACCTGCCGGGCCGCGTGATCGGCTGGCTGGGTCTGTCGAACGTGATCTCCCACCATCGCATCGTTCCGACGGCCGACCTCAACGGCACGCTCGGCATCGCGCTCGGCGTGTTCGTCCTGATGATCTACTACAGCATCAAGATCAAGGGCCCGGGCGGTTTTGCGCATGAGCTGCTGTCGGCGCCGTTCGGCGCGCACCCGCTGCTGTGGATCCCGAACCTCGCGCTCAACGTCGTCGAATACGTCGCGAAGACCGTCTCGCTCGGCATGCGGTTGTTCGGCAACATGTACGCGGGTGAGCTGTTGTTCCTGTTGATCGCCCTGCTCGGCAGCATGTGGAGCTTCGGTGGCGACGCAACGTTCCTCGGCTTCGTTGGTCATGTGATCGCGGGCAGCGTCTGGGCAATCTTCCACATCCTGATTGTTCTGTTGCAGGCATTCATTTTCATGATGCTGACGCTGGTGTATCTCGGCCAGGCGCACGACAAGCATTAAGCACGGCGTGCAAAAAAGAGTCTTCGTTTTATTTTCTTAAATCTCTAGTTCCAAGTCTTTTCACAAAGGAGTGATCATGCAAGCTTTCATCGCCAACATCCAGGGTCTGACCGCCATCGGTATCGGCATCATCATCGGCCTGGGTGCAATCGGCGCCTGTATCGGTATCGCGCTGATGGGCGGCAAGTACATCGAAGCGTGCGCACGTCAGCCGGAACTCATCAACCCGCTGCAAACGAAGATGTTCCTGCTGGCCGGCCTGATCGACGCGGCATTCCTGATCGGCGTGGGTGTCGCAATGCTGTTCGCGTTCGCGAACCCGCTCCTGTCGAAGCTCGCAGGCTAAGGTTCCTCGGAAATATGCGCCCGGCGTGAGCCGGCGCAGGGCGGAACGGAGACTTGGGGCGCTGATCGAATGCAACTCGATGAGCGCCTTACCGTTTCATTTTTCCGGAATAGCAGATAAGGAAACACCGTGAATCTCAACGCAACTCTGTTTGCGCAAATGGTCGTGTTCCTGGTCCTCGCGTGGTTCACGATGAAGTTCGTGTGGCCGCCGTTGATCAACGCCCTCGACGAACGTTCGAAGAAGATCGCCGACGGCCTCGCCGCCGCGGAAAAGGGCAAGGCGGAACTCGAAGCAGCGCACAAGCGCGTGGACCAGGAACTCGCGCAGGCCCGCAACGACGGCCAGCAGCGCATCGCCGACGCCGAAAAGCGCGCCCAGGCGGTCGCCGAGGAAATCAAGGCCAACGCCCAGGCTGAAGCCGCCCGCATCGTCGCGCAGGCGAAAGCGGAAGCAGAACAGCAAATCGTGAAGGCGCGCGAAGCGCTGCGCGGCGAAGTCGCTGCGCTGGCCGTGAAGGGCGCCGAGCAGATCCTGAAGCGCGAAGTCGATCAAACGGCCCACGCCCAACTGCTGAATCAACTGAAAGCCGAGCTCTGATCATGGCCGAACTTGCAACCATCGCCCGCCCTTACGCAGAAGCGCTGTTCCGCGTGGCCGAGGGCGGTGACATCGCCGCCTGGTCCACGCTCGTGCAAGAGCTGGCCCAGGTTGCGCGTCTGCCGGAAGTGCTGTCGGTCGCGTCGAGCCCGAAGGTGACGCGTGCGCAAGTGGCCGAGCTGCTGCTTGCCGCGCTGAAGTCGCCGCTCGCGGCCGGCGCCGAAGCGAAGAACTTCGTGCAGATGCTGGTCGACAATCATCGCATCGCGCTGCTGCCGGAAATCGCCGAGCAGTTCGAGGCGCTCAAGAACGAACGTGAAGGCGCAGCGGACGCCGAGATCGTGAGCGCGTTCCCGCTGGACGGCGCGGATCTCGACAGTCTCGTCGCGAGCCTCGAACGCAAGTTCAAGCGCAAGCTGAAGCCGACGGTCGAAGTCGATTCGTCGCTGATCGGCGGCGTGCGCGTGACGGTCGGCGACGAAGTGCTCGACACCTCGGTTCGCGCGCGCCTCGCATCGATGCAGGCTGCCTTGACCGCCTGAGCGCCACGCCGGCACGCAACAGAATTGACTATCAGGAGCGAATAATGCAACTCAATCCCTCTGAGATCAGCGAGCTGATCAAGAGCCGGATCCAGGGCCTTGAAGCGAGCGCAGACGTTCGCAACCAGGGCACCGTGATCTCCGTGACCGACGGTATCGTGCGCATCCACGGCCTGTCGGACGTGATGCAGGGCGAAATGCTCGAGTTTCCGGGCAACACGTTCGGCCTCGCGCTGAACCTCGAGCGCGACTCGGTCGGCGCGGTGATTCTCGGCGAATACGAACACATCTCGGAAGGCGACGTCGTCAAGACGACGGGCCGCATTCTCGAAGTCCCGGTCGGTCCGGAACTCATCGGCCGCGTGGTCGACGCGCTCGGCAACCCGATCGACGGCAAGGGTCCGGTCAACGCGAAGCTGACCGACGCGATCGAAAAGATCGCCCCGGGCGTGATCTGGCGTAAGTCGGTGTCGCAGCCGGTGCAGACGGGTATCAAGTCGATCGACGCGATGGTGCCGATCGGCCGCGGCCAGCGCGAGCTGATCATCGGCGACCGCCAGACCGGCAAGACCGCGGTGGCGCTCGACGCGATCATCAACCAGAAGGGCAAGGACCTGATCTGTATCTACGTCGCGATCGGCCAGAAGGCTTCGTCGATCATGAACGTGGTGCGCAAGCTCGAAGAAACGGGCGCGATGGCGTACACCATCGTCGTCGCCGCTTCGGCCTCGGATTCCGCCGCGATGCAGTACCTCGCACCGTACGCGGGCTGCAC is a window encoding:
- the atpB gene encoding F0F1 ATP synthase subunit A — translated: MAASEGTRSPDPSEYIAHHLQNFSTSHQTSIFDIHVWNLDTLFWSIVCGIVTIVLLRLAARKATPGVPGRFQCAIEMLVEMVEDQSKAIVHGNRTFIAPLALTVFVWVALMNSLDFLPVDLPGRVIGWLGLSNVISHHRIVPTADLNGTLGIALGVFVLMIYYSIKIKGPGGFAHELLSAPFGAHPLLWIPNLALNVVEYVAKTVSLGMRLFGNMYAGELLFLLIALLGSMWSFGGDATFLGFVGHVIAGSVWAIFHILIVLLQAFIFMMLTLVYLGQAHDKH
- a CDS encoding F0F1 ATP synthase subunit B, giving the protein MNLNATLFAQMVVFLVLAWFTMKFVWPPLINALDERSKKIADGLAAAEKGKAELEAAHKRVDQELAQARNDGQQRIADAEKRAQAVAEEIKANAQAEAARIVAQAKAEAEQQIVKAREALRGEVAALAVKGAEQILKREVDQTAHAQLLNQLKAEL
- a CDS encoding SLC13 family permease, yielding MSINDTGAPASRRWLGWLAQEPVLSVLALGLIVLEWLRPQPIRVLAERVDWQTVATLAGLLMLTKALELSGCLMWLAHRIVHHVRSERGLAMLLVVFAAVLSMWLTNDVALFVVVPLMVSLRELTPLPFRRLVIVVALAVNAGSIATPLGNPQNLFLWQLSAVSFGRFVVTLGPLAVALMVLLLALTACAFRAKPLDLSGDVAGVDVHRTHALIAAVLFAAFVLLADAHHPLPALIAVTIVLLAVQRKAVLKIDWLLLLIFVLMFVVLRTAAALPWIHDAIAHARLDSPLRVFAAGAILSQGISNVPAAILLSEFTHDWRALAFGVSVGGFGFAIGSLANLIAVRLAKEPRMWLPFHLVSIPFALASAVLGAWLLAHL
- a CDS encoding ParB/RepB/Spo0J family partition protein, with translation MNAVPKKKGLGRGLEALLGGSADITEAVKIEGAPNTLALGKLQAGKYQPRTRMDEGSLQELAASIRAQGVMQPILVRPISSDKYEIIAGERRFRAARLAGLEEVPVLVKEVSDQAAAAMALIENIQREDLNPLEEAHGIQRLLDEFGFTHEQAAESVGRSRSAVSNLLRLLNLAAPVQTMLLAGDLDMGHARALLAVDAATQITLAHQVVNKRMSVRETEKLVAQTTKEAPAVKARAKDDGGRDTRRLEEELSDLLASTVKIKLGRRGRGQVTIDFGNLDALEGILVRLRGNVAAEE
- the atpE gene encoding F0F1 ATP synthase subunit C — protein: MQAFIANIQGLTAIGIGIIIGLGAIGACIGIALMGGKYIEACARQPELINPLQTKMFLLAGLIDAAFLIGVGVAMLFAFANPLLSKLAG
- the rsmG gene encoding 16S rRNA (guanine(527)-N(7))-methyltransferase RsmG encodes the protein MTARRAPAVNRDVLERMLVDGAASLDVALSDTQRNRLLDYVALLGKWNAVYNLTAIRDPQQMLIQHILDSLSIVPHLRGRASARALDVGSGGGLPGIVLAIVEPDWQVTLNDIVQKKSAFQTQTRAELKLTNLSVVTGRVESLRPGVEVPEKFDIIVSRAFADLSDFVKLARHLVAPGGSIWAMKGVHPDDEIARLPEGSRVKQTMRLAVPMLDAERHLIEVAVDEAI
- a CDS encoding F0F1 ATP synthase subunit delta, translating into MAELATIARPYAEALFRVAEGGDIAAWSTLVQELAQVARLPEVLSVASSPKVTRAQVAELLLAALKSPLAAGAEAKNFVQMLVDNHRIALLPEIAEQFEALKNEREGAADAEIVSAFPLDGADLDSLVASLERKFKRKLKPTVEVDSSLIGGVRVTVGDEVLDTSVRARLASMQAALTA
- a CDS encoding ParA family protein gives rise to the protein MAKIFCVANQKGGVGKTTTSVNLAASLAAQEQRVLLIDLDPQGNATMGSGIDKAACEATVYEVLVDGVSVADARIRPEAVTYDVLPANRELSGAEIELIGIENRERQLKAALERVEDDYDFVLIDCPPTLSLLTLNGLCAAHGVVIPMQCEYFALEGLSDLVNTIKQVHANMNRDLKIIGLLRVMFDPRITLQQQVSDQLKAHFGDKVFDAVIPRNVRLAEAPSYGLPGVVFDRSSRGAQAYLQFGAEMIERVRAFEAS
- a CDS encoding ATP synthase subunit I, producing the protein MAGQAPNDRHDDHRAQRTASAAGERRESDDDWDVEQQDNNIVPLTRAEAEKLFGPNVSKPSRVTPYKVVIAQVALSLVATLAWWLFSKSPGAAAQSAFLGGAIGWVPSALFVARLKAGGSATVMSWVAGEALKLGVTIGMFAAVAYGYAGVHWPALLVTYLVVLKTYWIALAWR